CTCTTCTAATTCCCAAGTGGAATCGCCCGTTCGTTTGTCCCATATGACTTGGACTAAGCTGATGAACTTTCCTTTTAGTTGTCTTGTCTGAAAATCACCAAGACCCATTGGATGAACCTCTACTGAAAGATCTCCTCTAATCTGTAAATCTTCTGCTTCCAGTACATGAGAGGGGTCAGGCACGTACTTCCTGAGTTGTGAGACGTGGAACACAGAGTGAAGGTTGGCCAACTGAGGAGGCAGGGCCACCTCATAAGCCACTGGTCCAATCTTCCTCGAGATTTGATATGGACCAATGAACTTAGGAGATAGTTTTCTCGAGCGGATGGCCCTCCCTACGCCAGTAGTCAGGGTAAttttcaagaaaacatgatctccAGCTACAAACTCCAGAGGTCTCCTCCTCTGATCCGCATAGGATTTCTGTCTGCTCTGAGAGGCCTTCATCCTTTCTTGTATTAGTTTAACCTTCTCAGTAGTCTGCCTTAACAACTCCGGACCCACTACTACCGACTCCCCATCTTGGTACCAGCACAGAGGGGTTCTGCACTTCCTGCCATAGAGGGCCTCATAAGGTGCCATGCCAATACTTGCATGGAAGCTGTTATTATAGGTGAATTCAACCAAAGGTAGGATGTCGTCCCAGGCACCTAGATGATCTAGAATGCAAGTCTGCAAGAGGTCCTCGAGAGACTGAATTGTCCTCTCGGACTGACCATCTGTCTAGGGGTGATATGCTAAGCTCATAGCCAATCTGCTGTCCAAGGCACTCTACAAGGTCTGCCAGAAGCGGGAGGTGAACCGTGGGTCTTGATCCGAGACAAGCTAGTTGGTACTCCATGTAATCTCACTATCTCGCTGATATACAGTTGGGCCAACTTTGTCATGGACATCCTCAGATTTATAGCTAGAAAGTGGGCGCTCTTAGTCAGACGGTCCACTATAACCCAGATGGCATCGTGATTCTTCACAGTCCGAGGcaagtgggtaacaaaatccatggaaatgctatcccacttccatTCTGGTATTTCCAGCTGTTGCAACATTCCCCTAGGCCTCTGGTGCTCTGCTTTGGCCTTTTGACAGGTCAAGCAGGATGACACAAAATGAGCGACATCTTGCTTCATGCCCGACCACCAAAAAGACTCTTTCAAATCATGGTACATTTTGGTCATGCCCGGGTGCATATTAAAGCGGCTTTTATGGCCTTCTTCAAGAATCATACCCTTCACCTCTAAGTCTTCAGGTATGCAGACTCTGCCTCTAAACCTCAACACCCTATCAACTCCTACTGTGAAGTCCTTGGCCTTTTCGGTGCCAAGTAGTCCCACGGTCTTCTGTAGCTTAGGGTCAGATAGCTGCCTCTCCTTTATCAGAACAAGGAAATCGTTAGACACAGTTAGATGATTGCATCTAATGACTCCCTCCCCTAGGACTATCTGTATCTGCATATCTCTGAACTGTTCCACTAAGCCCATCTCCTTAATCATCATATGAGCTGCATGAACCGTTTTTCTGCTCAaagcatcagccaccacatttgcTTTCCCCAGGTGGTATAATAGCTCAAAGTCAAAGTCTTTAAGAAACTTCATCCATCGTCTCTGCCTCATGTTTAACTCTTTCTGGTCAAACAGGTATCTCAAGCTCTTGTGGTCGCTGAAAACCTGAAACTGTGCGCCATACAAATAATGTCTCCAAATTTTTAAGGCAAAAACTACCGCTGCCAACTCCAAatcatgagtgggatagttcTTCTCATGGTTCTTTAGCTGTCTCGAGGCATAGGAAACCACCCTCCTGCTTTGCATCAAAACACATCCTAACCCCTGATGGGAAGCATCGCAAAACACCTCAAATGGTTTACTAGCATCTAGAATCACTAACACAGGTGCACTagtcaattttttcttcaattctagGAAGCTCTCCTCACAACGGTCAGTCCAAGCGAAAGGCTGATCCTTCCTAGTCAGCTGTGTCAAAGGTGCTACCATTTTGAAGAATCCCAAAATGAATCTCTTGTAGTAGCCTGCTAGCCCCACAAAGCTTCTTATTTCTGTCACTGACTTAGGACGCTCCCACTTTAATACCGCTTCCACCTTGGATGGATCTACAGATATGTCCTGAGCTGATATAATATGCCCCAAGAATTGAACTGTAGACATCCAAAACTCACTTTGACAGTTTTGCATACAACTGCTTTTCTCTCAAGATGCTCAAAACTGTTCTCAAGTGTTTCGCATGTTCCTCATAACTCCGAGAGTATATCAAGATGTCGTCAATAAAAACCACCACAAACTTGTCTAAGAATGGTCTGAAGATTCtgttcatatagtccatgaacATGGCAGGGGCATTAGTCACTCCGAAAGGCATTACTACGTACTCGTAATGCCCGTACCTGGACCTGAAAGCGGTTTTCTGAATATCATCTGGCTTGACCCGAATTTGATGATATCCCGATCTTAGATTGATCTTAGAAAACACCGTGGCTCCGTGTAATTGATCCATCATGTCGTCTATTCTCGGCAGATggtacttattcttgatggTTAATTTATTTAgctgcctgtagtccacacagaGTCTAGAACTGTCGTCTTTCTTCTTAACTAGCAACACTGGCgctccccaaggtgacacaCTCGGTCTAATAAACTGTTTCTCAAGCAGCCCttcaattttcttcttcaattgctCAAGCTCAGTCGGAGCCATCCTGTATGGTGCCATTGATACTGGCCTTGCTCCTGGCACAAGATCAATAGAGAATTCTATTTCTCTAGGAGGGGGTAAACCAGGCACATCTTCAGGGAACACGTCTGGGAAGTCCCTCACTACAAGTGTCTCAACACTCCCACTTCCCCCCTCAACGGACAAGTGAGTCAGAATTATGAAACATTGAGATCCTTCCTTGATTGCCTGGTCACCTGTTGTGAGGATATCAACTGATCTTCATCTTCCAAGCTAGGAAACACCACCCTCTTCTCGTTGCAATCAATAAGAATGTGATTAGTAGACaaccaatccatccctaagattacATCTAGCCCTTCTAGGGGTAAACAAATAAGGTTCACTCTGTATTTGCGCCCCTCAACCTCTATCAAACACCTCGCGCACAAGGTCGAGGTCCTGACTATCCCAGAAGCAGGCGTGGATACTACCAGGTCAAACTAGAGCTCCCTCACCGGAAGACCCAACTCAAGCACTTTAGACTCCGACACGAAGGAATGCGTAGCTCCCGAATCATACAAAACGCATAAACTCCTACCAGCAATCATACATGATCCAATGATGAGGTTACCTGATATGACCGCCTCTGTACCCGTCATAGTATATACCCGACCGGCTGCTTGAGGTATCACACCTCCCCTAGACTGCTGCGGCTGAGACTGTGATGAAGGTCTCGACAATGCATTCCTACTGGTAGGACAATCCCTTATGAAATGACCCTCCTTGCCACACCCGTGACACGTCCTCCTACTAGAGATCCGAGGGCAAGCATTCTTCATATGGGGTCCTCCACAAAGAAAACACTGTGCCCTATGAGGCTGAAACTGCTGAGGCTGGTGAGTAGGCCTCCTAGGCCCCTGAGGCTGAGGCCTGGAGTATGGTTTCCCCCTGTCCTCATGTCTGCTCATGGACACTGATGATCCTCCCATCTTCTGTTGGGGTCGCTGCTGTGCTTCAACCTCAGCCTTAAGCTTTTCCATCACTTGTGCCTTCTCCACCAAGGCCGGGAATTCTTTAATCGAGAGTGGGGCCACCATGAGCTTGAGATCTCCTCTCAACCCCTTTTCAAACTTTCTGCACTGCCAGTCTTAAGCCATCTTCAAGGTATGAAATATGCCTAGATGTTTAAATTTCTCAGCATATTCAGATACCGACATGTCCCCTTGCATCAGTTGTAGGAACTCAACCTCCTTGGCATACCTCACACTATCAGGGAAATATTCAGCATAGAATTTCTTCTTAAACAGCTCCCAAGAGATGGGGTCCTGACTATCCTCCAACATCATCTTCATGCTAGACCACCAATGAACGGCCTCCCCAGCAAGAGGTACTTAGTATACGCCAATCTGTTTTCTGCAGGACACCGCTTGGCATCATAAATTCGTTCCATGTCCCGCATCCACTGGTCGGCTCCATCCGGGCTAGTCTTGCCATCAAAGCGGGATGGATGATGCTGTAAGAAATCCTCCAAACTCCATTCCTGCATCCGGGGTGGTGGAGCTTGAGATGAACCGGCTGCCGAACGGTTTTCCCCCAACTGGTGTAAGGCCTCTAAGTGTCTCTGTTGAGTTGCCTCTACTGCTAGCCTAGCAGACTCCATTTGTTGCAAGGCTAGATTCTGCTGATTCATCATATTGGCGTTTTGTTGCTGCATGGCTGCAATCATTCCCTCAATCGCTCCCACCAAGTGAGGAGGGTTTGGaataggaggaggaggaggtctAGGTGCCATAGCTCTCTGGCCACACAAAGATGGAATCATTAGTCTCACTAATAGATACCACAACCATGCCACAACACTAAGAAGAACATACAACGGAAGCTAAGCAAGCTCACACCTACAGATCCTAAAGGAACcaccgctctgataccaaaaatgtaacatcccatttaatagtccTTTCagctattaaacaaaacatcatATTATGATAGAGCAAAGCAGATCGACAGAAAGGcatacaaaagtttaatacaGTCGTCCCAAAAATAATCTGTTTTCAATCCTTGTACTACTATCAGAAGCAGACTTAAAGAAAAGTACGGCTTATACATTCCAAAATGCTCTATTCTAAAAGCACAAGTCCATAAACAAAGGAACACTAGGAGTCACTGATCAGGTCTAGTCTGAGGGAGACGTACCATCACCTGTATTcttctctgctcacaccaagtaGTAGGTGgtcatcgcaaaagaagatATTCAAGGAAAAACATGCcaaacaagaagggtaagctaacaaCTCACATAAAGAGCGGTGAagtcacataaaaatatatatataataaacaaacaaattttacaCACATTGTAAATTAAACCAAGTCGCTACTACAATACATACAAGTACCCGACTCtaactcaatatccggattatgtaagcaaATTGGATCTCTTGATAGCTTGCACTTGTGaaggttcctaaactctgcagagtttagactcaaggggttatcacccaaccactcccaaggtaagtccccttcgcgtctatgACTGATTGGGTCCATAGACTAGGACCttctgctactcctcacgataTAACCCACTAtgctctacatgagtcttaatggatTATTGGAGCGTCAGAATGCCAACCAAAAACGAGTCCTTAAATGCTTACACACACTAAGTACTTTTCCTAGGAATTCCTATGAAATCCTAGTTCATCTCATCCCTTCACAATTCTCATTTCACCAACTTTCATCATACAATTATATGCATACACTACAAATCATCAACATCCAACATACTGTAAGCAgacattatttattttccatCCATTCAACCATCATTCATTTAAAACAGGGAAGAAAACATAACTCTGCAGTACAATTCGCCTAAGCTAGCGAATCTCGCCTAGGCCAAGAagtagtctcgcttaggcgggctACCCTCACCTGGGCGAGACCCTTTACAGTGGGCAACTCGAACACCTGAGTGAGTTCTCGCTCAGGCCAGGCTGGTTCGCTTAGACGAGGAGATATCTTGCTCAGAcgaccccagctcgcctaggcgagacctcgcGCAACAATCAGAGGCAAATTCCATgatattctcgcttaggcgagagtcactcgcctaggcgaaatgATCAGGTTTTCCACACTGTTCTACACATGCAAGGTTACGAAATTCATATCACAATCCAATTACACATCATAAGCAGTTCAAACATGAAATTAAGCTAAGAATCATCCCCTCCAAACATACCAAGCTCCTAATTACTCGAAAGTTTAGATGatagttagcttcccttacctctttTGTTAAGATTTGAGCTTGGTGGGGTTGAAATGGGCACCAAGGAAGCAGAGGTCTCAAATTAACCTAGAGATTCAATACCAAGACATAGAAAAGATGGAATCTTATAATTAACTCCGAATTCAGGGATGAGCAGATGAACTCTAGCAGAAATTGAACCAAAACGGAAAATTGGAACCTACCGAGGAGGGTGGGAGCTGAGGGATGAAGCACTAGAGGGTCCAGCTGAGTCTGATCCTCCAGAATCTAGTCACAAAGAATTCAGAGAACTGGTGAGGGGATTGAGTAACTAGTAAAAACAGGAGGGGAGAACTTGGAAGCAGAGAGGGagagtggaagttgtgttatcTGATGGTTTTTTTGAAAGTGAGAAAAggtagtttttaattttaagaggttTCACAGTTTTAA
This portion of the Vigna unguiculata cultivar IT97K-499-35 chromosome 6, ASM411807v1, whole genome shotgun sequence genome encodes:
- the LOC114188483 gene encoding uncharacterized protein LOC114188483; protein product: MKMMLEDSQDPISWELFKKKFYAEYFPDSVRKFEKGLRGDLKLMVAPLSIKEFPALVEKAQVMEKLKAEVEAQQRPQQKMGGSSVSMSRHEDRGKPYSRPQPQGPRRPTHQPQQFQPHRAQCFLCGGPHMKNACPRISSRRTCHGCGKEGHFIRDCPTSRNALSRPSSQSQPQQSRGGVIPQAAGRVYTMTGTEAVISGNLIIGSCMIAGRSLCVLYDSGATHSFVSESKVLELGLPVREL
- the LOC114188482 gene encoding uncharacterized protein LOC114188482, yielding MAPYEALYGRKCRTPLCWYQDGESVVVGPELLRQTTEKVKLIQERMKASQSRQKSYADQRRRPLEFVAGDHVFLKITLTTGVGRAIRSRKLSPKFIGPYQISRKIGPVAYEVALPPQLANLHSVFHVSQLRKYVPDPSHVLEAEDLQIRGDLSVEVHPMGLGDFQTRQLKGKFISLVQVIWDKRTGDSTWELEEDVRRSYPHMFADSGGSDSAGPYSASSLSSHPPQ